The Neomonachus schauinslandi chromosome 13, ASM220157v2, whole genome shotgun sequence DNA segment ATTTTCTgagtacataaatgaataaatatattcccCTGATCCTTACCATGAGTTTACATCTAAGAAAAACAATAGCGAAAGGCAGAAGTTATCTGAGtgtgtagaaaataaaatcttgctcTTCATCTTGAAATATGAATTTCCACcactaaaaacagaaaattgatGAAAACATAAGTTTCCATAAAGATGGCCATAGAATGTTATTTTGTGCAGCAAATCTATACAAAACTTCAGCATGTTTATAGTTACAACTACGAATGTGAAAGATAACTTATTTAGAGTCTCATAAAAACAACTATATATGAAAGCatattcatattatataaaaGCTCTTACTATCTGAAAATCTGTAATAAAGAGACCACAAGGCAAAGGTAACACAATTTGGGCTGTAAGGAAACCCTTTGAAAGCCAGTATTTTCAATACTTGATAGCTAAACTCATTAATGACCTCTTTCACATCATATTATTTACAGCACATCACTGAGACATTTCCCCAAAACCAATTCTGCAATTGTAGAGACTTGTATGCTGACTTCATCCCAGACATTTGTTGTAAAGTGCCTCATCCCCCTTGTAATTCCTGTATGTTCATTTGTCTACCACTATCATAAATTAATATGGTTTTATATTAAGCCACTGATAATCCATGAAGTAAGTTAACAGTCAAGACAAAACTTACCAAGCACAATGACCACAGTCTTCAGAAGACTCATCATGGTATCCCGATTCCTCCGGGGTCCAGAACTATGCCGAGACATTCTCATAGTCCTCTGGCGAACATAGCCAAAGATATGAGCATAGAGAACCACCATGACGACAAAGGTCACCAAGTTGAAAATAGCCCAGAACACTAAGTAAGAGTCACTGTAGAGGGGTGCCATGTTGGAACAATTTTCGATATCGCAGATGCAGTTCCAGCCCACACTGGGGATAGCACCCATGACAATGGCCATAGTCCAGATGACcacaatcaccaccaccacccgccGGTTGCTCATCCGTGTGTGGAGCTGCATGCGGAAAACCGTAATGTGCCTCTCAATCGCAATAGCCAGTAAGTTGGCCACAGACGCCGTCAGGCTGGTGTCAATGAGGCCCTGGCGGAGGAGCCACGTGCTGACAGTCAATCTCCGAGTGTTGGGTCCTGTGTTGAACATCAGGTAGAAATAAGCCAACCCAGCAAAGAAGTCTGCAGCAGCCAGATTAGCCATTAAGtaataaataggaaaatggaaGCGGCGGTTGACATAGATTGCTACCATGACCAGTAGGTTGGCCAACATGATGAAGATACAGACAGTGATTCCAAGTCCCATCACCAGCTTGCTGACCGTGTTCCATTCTGTGGCAAGATACTTTCCACTCCGGTTATAAAAGAAGGCAATGGACTCATTGTAGAAGCACTGTGGTTCATTCATGGCTGTGAactaaaagagaaaggaagaaagatgaaaaagaaagaagaaaccataGATCCAAATTTAAAGACTTATAGTATGGTAAATGtggccaaaacacacacacacacacacacacacacacacagaagcaaaGAATCTGAAAATCTGATCCTGCATAACATTCTATTATGTTGAAACTCCAAGGCTTTTCAGTGTCTTACTGTCCTCAAGATTAAAGACAGTTATAGTTAAATAAATGACAAGGTCTGTGCTTGGTGGTTGCAGGTCAATGAAGTCTACTAGAAAAGCCACATGGCCCAGAAATCTTGCCTAAAATACATGAGACAGATGAAAAATTGTGCAGAGAATTGCAATTGGAATATTTACCGTCGTGAAACCTATTTTGACCTGTTATTTAGGGAATCTGTAAACATAGTTGGTTTATAGATAGGGTATTATTGCTCCATTATTCTGCATTTCTGTTCTCACATAGTATGTTCGATCTGTGACAAACACTTTGTAATGCAGTCCCCACAAGGACCACCAGTACCAACATTTCAAAGAGGTCACTATGCATCAAAGCTGCTTTGCCCAAAGCCAGTATTTGCTGTTCGACATTCCTGTGGTCAGCACTGTCTACCCCCATGACTCCTTATCCCCAGAATAGCATTTGTCGACCAATCTATGACATTAGAgaacttttttcctctttggaggACATAAGAAATAGGTTACCTAATGTAACCTCCAAAGAGTAGTTGACACTTTGATGCTGCTCAACAAAAAGTGAAGTGCACTTCAAGTTTTTCCAAAATGTGAAGTGATcatgttttatgtgttttcttatttttcagcaTCAATTAGAATAcactcatttattaattattctCACTTGAATCCAAAAGGGACTGAGCAAGTTTATAACAGAATATAGGTAgtcaataaaactattaaaattagaaaataaacagtaacatagaaaaaatcattttcctgaaGCCTTGAGTTTGTCTGAGACTCCTAGAATCAGAAATTATTTAAAGACAGCTCACATCCTAACTTTTTATCTTGTATGTTTAACCAATGACTTAACAAATATGAGTTTTAACCACTATTTTTGATCCAGTGTTCTACTGAATATCCATAGGTTGTGCATAAATGTTTACCAAACACTGAACATTCCTAAAGAGTGTGAAATGCTTATTAAATGGTTAGTCTTCTGACTTGTCCAGACATTTAGTCTCTCTTCATTTAGAGTTTAAGAGCTTTTAGATCATGTTTCTATCATTACACTTACCATGTATATCATTAATTATCAGCTGTTTCTTAAGGAGATCATGGCCCAAGAAAAGAGTGAAGACCTTGTCTTACACATTTTGGTTATCTCATATACTTTCCAAAAAGTCTCATTCATTGGAGGTCTGAGAACCTGATTACATGTCATGTCCCATGACAAATCTTTCCAGTCCTCTGGCTATTTCATCTAATTTTCTTGCCTCTCAGTTTCTTGACTTCATCCCTAATGACCTCCTATTCCATTACAACTCAGCTGCCCACTCCCATGGTCACACCCTGAACTTTGTAACCACTCAGAACTGTCTCCCTttggaaataaatgatacattttaattaCTCACCACACTTCCCATTCTtccaattttctcatttgatccCCAATACATCAGTTCTTTGAAGTCATCTATTTCCTTAAGATTCCTACCTTTCCCCACTGGATTACTCTGTCTTCCCCCTTTGCCTTATACAGCTTAGATTTCATAGTCATTGACTATTGATAACACGGGAACACAGTCTCTCCTTGAAGATTCTGAGGTCAGATCCTtcagaattcaattttttttcgTGGTTTTAAGAACACTTACACAGTAGATAATCCTTAGATGATGtaaatccccatcaaaatttgGAGCCTCGTTCCATAATCATACACATTATTTTCTatggcaaaatatatttatacattaaatttgttaaataaaagttataaatagcTTCACATAAATTCATTCTGAGCAGGTTTTGCCACAAAGTGAATTATGAAAAAATCTTCAGTTGTCAGACCTTGAATTTTGTAACTTCAGATAAGGAAGAAGAGACCTTTCTCCTTCAGTCTACTTGCCCCACTGTACTTCCATGACAGTCTCTTGGAATAACACCAGTCTTGGCTGAATGCAATTGGTTGCCACTTCCACACCTACACCAAGGCTTCTGAGAAATGTTTGAGAAAATCGACATATCTGGCAGATTGATTCTGATCTAAATTCATGACGTCTAACCTCAACAGAGACTTCAGGAGCACAAGGGGTCTGATTTTCCCGTCATTCCCtatcttttccaaagtggctaatTTAAGCTTACCTACTGTTCTCTTTTGACAAAAGACAAAATCAGCTATTCAAGAAtccatcctttcttcctcttctgttacAATGGAAGGGGTGTAGCTTTTGCCATCCAAGTGTTGTGAACTCCTACTATTTCAAGAACCTTGTTCTAGAAattgtttcctttctccttcttgtaTCTTCAACTCCCCCTcactcctccttctctccctctcccctctcctgaaTCTTTCCTATCTATGTTCAGGGAAGTTTAGTTTCCaccatcttttaaaagaaaaaagaaagtccctCATGATCTCATTTCACCTTTCAGCTTTgataatttttctccttcatagccaattgctttctctctcactaatATTTCCATTAACTATAGTAGGGCGCTTCTGACCCAATCCCTCCATCAGATCCACTCCCTTAAATTCTTTAGTTCCATATAACTTCCCAAAGTAACACCAATCTTGTCTTCAGAGCATTAGATATGTGACTGAAAAGCCCTTTTCAGAAAATTCTCTTTCATTGGCTTTCATGACATCATACTCTCCTGGCTTTTGATTCTTCTCTATGGCTGGTCCTTCTCAGTCATTTCTGATGGGTCCCCATGCTCTACAcaatattgatatttttacaCTAGTTATATACTCAGCCAACACATTTTCACTGAGTTTTCTAATATGTCCTCCCAAGATCTCAATTATTTTATATGCCCTCAATACTCCCATATCTATGTATTTAACCCATACTTTTTTCCTAAACTCTAGGCAAATATCAAATTGCCTACTGGTATCTTGGATTAACTACCCCATAGGATACTCAGTACTCAGTCTCTGCTTAAAACCAAATTCAAACTCATAATCTTCCTCATGATCCCCAACTTGCTCTTTCCATCTTCTATTCCAGAGGCTAGAGAGGCTAGAGAACTACTCTCTCTCCAGTGGCCTGAGGGCTAAACCTGGGAATGCcttcttctccctcagcctcatTACTTAATAACCAAATCCCATATATTCTCCTTGCTAAGCATCTACTCAAACTCTCTATTCCATCCTCACGGAATTATTATCACTACAGTGGTAATACTATTACTTTCTTACTACAGTGGTTTCCTAAGCATTATtactacattattattattactactattattatcattaccacCACCAGCATTATTGCTATAGTGGTTTCCTAAGTGTTCTTTCTACCCAGTGCCAATCTCCTCTCTAGTGATCTTTCTAAAAGACACAGTTGACCAAGCTATTCTCCTACTGAAAATGCTTCAGTGGCTTACAAGTGCACTTATGATAAAAACCTAAACTCTTCAACCACCTTATCAGTTCTCACCTGCCCTCTAGCCTCAATTCAAACTATTAATGACTTCCAACTCTCTTCTTCCGCTCTATGTAACGTGTTGTGCTCTCCCTCACCTCTGCTTCTCAGAACAGTGGTTTTCTCTACCAAAATCACTTGGAGGGTTTCTAAACCACAGATTACTGGCCACATCCTgaaaatttctgattcagtagatgtAAAGTGAGTCtccaggtgatactgatgctgctggtccagagaccacactttgaCTCCCACTGGCTTAGAACTATCATCCCCCAATTTTCACCTGGCTCCCTTGCTCTCATTCTTCATGCAGTTGAAAGGGTATTCTTTCTAGTCAGTTTCCCCAGACATCCCCAAGTCTAGGCAAGGTTTTTCTACTACAATTCCCTGCATTTATCTCACAACAACACTTACTGTATAATAATTGCTCAATTAACACTTCCTCATACTAGGCCATAAACCCTATGAGAGCAGAAATTCtttcttgttcactgttgtacAGCATCCAACTGTTACATTAGATGCTAACTATACATTGGTTGCATTAATAAATTCCAGAAATGTTTACAAGTTTCCTTTCTACAAAGGACATAcgatacacaaaaaaataaattataactataaATGCAAAACTCCTTTAGCCTCTATAACCATTTACTTTCTCtggacaaatacatttttaaatcaaataccaAGCACACAGTATTTCACAGCATTCCAACTTCTGAACACCAACTGCTAACAGTCAAGAGATGGTATGTGCAGCTTCGCTCTTCCCAACTTAGGAAAACTAAACAGTTAAGGAGGAAAACATAAGACAGTGCAAATTGTCTTTTGAAGCCACAATATActaagaagaagaaaactgacaGATATTCTCTGCTGGTATCCCATATATCGCATCAGCAAATGGCAGGTATCCAAGTCCTCTGCCATCTTTAATCTCTCAAAAATTTGAATAGTAAACACCATACCGCATCTAATGACATACCTTACATGATTGTTTGAGCCCcagttttatcatctgtgaaataagaaaactgagctaaattattattatctatATCAAGAGAATTCTGGGTAAGaactttatatttcataaaaattgcCAGCTAAATATTAAGACAGCATAAAATATGCCTGGAATGAAAACAGTAAGGGTAGAATATACCTGAGAAAACGTCAGAGGAATGTCAGCTGGATTGAATGTAACAGGGCTGAActgaaagaagaatgaaatcaccTCTCTTTTCATCTGCAAAAAGGAGGAGGCCTGGAGTATAGGTGAAGGAGACCCCAGTAGAGTGGCCAACAGGGTAGTGTCAACAGGCTTTCTCACTTCTTCAGGACCCAAGGGATTTAAGCAGAAACCCAAATGGAGCTCTGGGAGAATCTAACTATGATTGGACTATAATGCATTCAGGCAGTCATGCCTATAACAAtacaaaaagcaggaaaaaaaaagatccaatacAGTAAGACAAAAACGCAACCTCAGAGGAGAGGACCCTTCCGAAGAACAGAAAACACCTCTCCTTGAGCAGATTTATGGGGGGAataaaagaggtaaaaagaaaaagattaaattacAGGATATTTCTGATTTGTATTCTCAAAATACTTTGTTAGGGTACTAGCACTGAAAAGAGAACGAGCCatcatgaacacacacacacacacacacacacacaaaacaaagcaaaaaaccagGAAAAACTACATGGAGATTGTAatagtttcctattgctactgtaacaaatcaccacgtagcttaaatacaaatttattatcttataattgtggaggtcagaagtccaaagtgggtctctcactgggctaaaatcaccATGTTAGCAGAGCTGTGTTCCTTTCCAAAGGTCCTACAGTgaatttttcttgtcttttccaaTTTCTAGAGACTGTCCACATTCCTTGGTTCATGGCCCCTTTCCCTCCTCAAAGCCAGCCAACAGCCAATCAAGTCTTCCTCACATTGCATTATTCTAACACCGACTcttcctaccccctccccccgctttcCACATTtagggacccttgtgattacacttgAGACTACCCAGATAacctaggataatctccccatgtCAAAATCCTTAAGTGAATCACATCTTGCCCAGTAAAGTAGCatgttcacaggttccagagGTTAAATAATGGACATCTTTGAAAAACCACTATTGTGCCcaccaaagagatgaaaaacaacttttgaattaaaaacagCAATTCAAACAATGAAATAAAGTGTAAAAATTCCAGAAAACTTGGCAAGTCAAAGACATATTGAAGAAATTCACCCAGCACTCAGAGAAGGTCAGAGATGacaagaataaaaggaaaggaggCACATAAAGGGAAACATCTAGTTATACTGGATTCCTAGTTATACTAGGAATCCAAGAAAGATTAGGACAAAGCTGAAGTAAGATAGCTTGAAACATAAGTTACTGCTTAAGAAGAAAGACCTCAGATTACTGGTTTGCGtttatataaattacaaaacAGAGTTAATTAAAAGCAACTAGAATTTAGATATAGCTTGGTTAGATTTTGCAATCTCAAGggtaaagataaaaatctttaggtataaaaaaacaacaaaaataaacaaaaagcaaacaaatcaaGTAtctagagaaagacaaaatggGGTATTGCCAAGCTACTGAGacagaaaaattccaaaggaCAGAACACTAGCAATCAAAATCTCcattaaatggagaaaatgaggtCCATAAATTCCACAAACAACTATACTGATGTTCCCATATGAGGATAATATACAACGGTTTCAGAAATGTGGCAGGTCACAAAGAACATCATCTACATTTCCTTCCTAAAAAACATAACCGAGCAAAAACAGTGGCAGCAAGCATCAAAAGCCCCAAAACATACGAATCTAAGTCACTGCCCTTTGTGTGGTTCTAAAACTTAGAGCAAACATCAAAAATAATTCTCGACAGTGTGCTTATAAAAACAACTTAACCTAGAATTAAAATCACTTTATCAGTAAGAGCTTGAAATGAGGGAGAAGTACGtaaatgttcattttctcttctttctcaagaaagaatCAAGAAGGGCTATTTCCAGTTGTAAcagtaattttcaaaaatgtttaaaaaccacCTCATTGAATAATTATCATATTTATCGTAGGAAATctagggaaaacaaaaatatgaccAGACAAAactcaatactttttaaaagtttataatgCTAAAATCCAAATCACTATAGTTAGAAATTTCTCTGTAATCAGAGAAGTTGCAGAATTCTGCACTGCCCAAGGAACAAAGATGTAAATAAAACAGGATTATTCCAAAAATACTGTCCTCCATGCTAAAAAGAGAAGTCCACATTCAGGCCCTTTTCACATCCACCAATTACATCTTGGGATGATGGGCCGGAGGGAGGCGGCCTCTTGGCTGCTCTGCAGAGCAGATGTTCCCAATCTGAGAAGTTTACCTCACCCTATCATGTGATCTCGAAAGAAGTCATAACAATTCTGCCAAGCCTGAACTCTAAAGAGGCGCATACGGTGTTCATCTTCACTATGCACTTCATGTACTTGTTTGTGCACCCACACACATCTATGGAATGCAGGTGGGGCGGGGCATTGCACGACACTACGCCTTCCAGGGGTACCAAATACCCTGGTGCCTCCTGCAGGTCCTCTCATAGTCCACCCAGTGTGGTTTTTTAATCTCCTGAGACAATAATTTAGTCATTGGCCAGGTGGAAAAGAGAACATGTGGAACAAGCTCACAGACTGGTAATTAAACCTTTGTGATTT contains these protein-coding regions:
- the LPAR1 gene encoding lysophosphatidic acid receptor 1, with translation MVAAFTSTPVNSQPQFTAMNEPQCFYNESIAFFYNRSGKYLATEWNTVSKLVMGLGITVCIFIMLANLLVMVAIYVNRRFHFPIYYLMANLAAADFFAGLAYFYLMFNTGPNTRRLTVSTWLLRQGLIDTSLTASVANLLAIAIERHITVFRMQLHTRMSNRRVVVVIVVIWTMAIVMGAIPSVGWNCICDIENCSNMAPLYSDSYLVFWAIFNLVTFVVMVVLYAHIFGYVRQRTMRMSRHSSGPRRNRDTMMSLLKTVVIVLGAFIICWTPGLVLLLLDVCCPQCDVLAYEKFFLLLAEFNSAMNPIIYSYRDKEMSATFRQILCCQRGDGTSGPTEGSDRSASSLNHTILAGVHSNDHSVV